The Fundidesulfovibrio putealis DSM 16056 genome includes a window with the following:
- the lysA gene encoding diaminopimelate decarboxylase has translation MHFFEYKDGQLHAEGVSAQELAKQYGTPLYVYSAATLRRHFQAFDSAFDGLPHLTCYSVKANSNLSLLKLLKECGAGMDIVSGGELHRALAAGVPASKIVYSGVGKRADEMRQALAADILMFNVESMGELERLSAVASDMGKTARISLRINPDVDPKTHPYISTGLKKNKFGLDIEQSMAAYSRAMALPNIEPIGIDCHIGSQLTTLEPFMEALDRIIRFYDRLKGMGLRIEFLDLGGGLGITYNEEEPPHPAEFGKALTNVLKDHPMTLILEPGRVIAGNSGILLTEVVYTKKTPSKDFIIVDAAMNDLVRPSLYGSFHAIREVTPKGRPELNVDVVGPICESGDFLARDRDIPAVEPGELLAVFSAGAYGFTMSSNYNSRPRAAEVLVDGKEVTLARRRETYEDLIALEKDGK, from the coding sequence ATGCATTTCTTCGAGTACAAGGACGGTCAACTCCACGCCGAGGGCGTCAGCGCCCAGGAACTGGCCAAGCAGTACGGCACGCCCCTCTACGTCTATTCTGCGGCCACCCTGCGCCGCCATTTCCAGGCGTTCGACTCCGCCTTCGACGGCCTGCCCCACCTCACCTGCTACTCGGTGAAGGCCAACTCCAACCTGAGCCTTTTGAAGCTTCTCAAGGAGTGCGGCGCAGGCATGGACATCGTCTCCGGTGGCGAGCTGCACCGCGCCCTGGCCGCCGGAGTTCCGGCATCCAAGATCGTGTACTCGGGCGTGGGCAAGCGCGCGGACGAGATGCGCCAGGCCCTGGCCGCCGACATCCTCATGTTCAACGTGGAGTCCATGGGCGAGCTGGAACGCCTCTCCGCCGTGGCCTCGGACATGGGCAAGACCGCACGCATAAGCCTTCGCATCAACCCCGACGTGGACCCCAAGACCCACCCCTACATCTCCACGGGCCTGAAAAAGAACAAGTTCGGCCTGGACATCGAGCAGTCCATGGCCGCCTATTCGCGCGCCATGGCCCTGCCCAACATCGAGCCCATCGGCATCGACTGCCACATCGGTTCGCAGCTGACCACCCTGGAACCCTTCATGGAAGCCCTGGACCGCATCATCCGCTTCTATGACCGCCTGAAGGGCATGGGCCTTCGCATCGAGTTCCTGGATCTGGGCGGAGGCCTGGGCATCACCTACAACGAGGAAGAGCCGCCCCACCCGGCAGAGTTCGGCAAGGCCCTGACCAACGTACTGAAGGACCACCCCATGACGCTCATCCTGGAGCCGGGCCGGGTCATCGCGGGCAACTCCGGCATCCTGCTCACCGAGGTTGTCTACACCAAGAAGACCCCCTCCAAGGACTTCATCATCGTGGACGCCGCCATGAACGATCTGGTGCGCCCCTCGCTCTACGGATCGTTCCACGCCATCCGCGAGGTTACCCCCAAGGGACGCCCCGAGCTGAACGTGGACGTGGTCGGCCCCATTTGCGAGTCCGGCGACTTCCTGGCGCGCGACCGGGACATCCCCGCCGTCGAGCCCGGCGAGCTGCTGGCCGTATTCTCCGCCGGAGCCTACGGGTTCACCATGTCCTCCAACTACAACTCCCGCCCCCGCGCGGCCGAGGTGCTGGTGGACGGCAAAGAAGTCACCCTGGCCAGGCGCCGCGAGACCTACGAAGACCTGATCGCCCTGGAAAAAGACGGCAAGTAA
- the mutS gene encoding DNA mismatch repair protein MutS: MSTVRLTPMLEQYLSIKGEYPDCLLMYRMGDFYEMFFEDAEVCARELQIALTSRDKNSDNPVPMCGVPHHALPAYVSQLLDKGYKVAICDQVEDPKLAKGLVKREVTRVLTPGTVVEDINLQAKENNYLAAMFWEPEERAGGLAWIEFSTGEWQGLYSREEAQLWQWVEKLHPKELLLPDMKAPPRHVPELGIQITNFPHKPHFDLPSSTERILKAQNVASLDTLDVSDKPQLVRAMGAILSYLAQTQKQELGHLSSFRPVNLSRHLLIDEVTERNLEIFRRLDGRKGPGTLWHVLDRTATPMGGRLLETRLRQPWVDMEPILSNQEAVRFFFKEDQLRESVRRALDDVYDLERLSTRIFLGRATPKDFLALRHSLSAMPKIFDLLTSDGLDGGGFSVEKPKALAGPLEKWDSLEDIHALLESALADTPPAVITEGGLFRAGYDPRLDELMELTEHGEGKLKELLEHEQQANALPKLKLGYNRVFGYYFELTRASGQAPEHFERRQTLANAERYITPALKDLEDRLLSASERRKNLEYKLFGELRETVAKAQQRFKSQSATLASLDYWQALADAARRWEWTRPSLHQGLDITIQAGRHPAVEAVQGPANYIPSDLHLQGDTRLLLITGPNMAGKSTVLRQVAIVALLAQIGSYVPAAKAEIGLTDRIFSRVGASDNLSQGQSTFMVEMMETARILRQATRKSLVILDEIGRGTSTFDGLALAWAVVEDLCGRGRKADSKDQGGIRTLFATHYHELTQLEGKLPGLRNVNIAVKEWRGDIIFLRRLVPGPSDRSYGIEVARLAGVPGRVVQRAKDVLAGLEKKARDAKNFAPAPPPSCQTLLPGLPGSQKPGQEAAAPEHPLISEIKNLKLDAITPLEALNILGDWKAKWSGDTNTQGD; this comes from the coding sequence ATGAGCACAGTCAGGCTCACCCCCATGCTGGAGCAGTACCTGTCGATCAAGGGAGAATACCCTGATTGCCTGCTCATGTACCGTATGGGCGACTTCTACGAGATGTTCTTCGAGGATGCCGAAGTCTGCGCGCGTGAACTCCAGATCGCGCTGACGTCGCGCGACAAGAACTCCGACAACCCCGTTCCCATGTGCGGCGTGCCGCACCACGCCCTGCCCGCCTACGTCAGCCAGCTCTTGGACAAGGGCTACAAGGTCGCCATCTGCGATCAGGTTGAGGACCCCAAACTCGCCAAGGGGCTGGTGAAGCGCGAGGTCACGCGGGTGCTCACCCCCGGCACCGTGGTCGAGGACATCAACCTTCAGGCCAAGGAAAACAACTACCTCGCCGCCATGTTCTGGGAACCGGAGGAACGCGCGGGCGGTCTGGCCTGGATCGAATTCTCCACCGGCGAGTGGCAGGGCCTCTATTCGCGCGAGGAGGCCCAGCTGTGGCAGTGGGTGGAGAAGCTCCACCCCAAGGAACTCCTGCTGCCGGACATGAAGGCCCCGCCGCGTCACGTGCCGGAACTGGGCATCCAGATCACCAACTTTCCCCACAAGCCGCACTTCGATCTGCCCTCCTCCACCGAGCGCATCCTGAAGGCCCAGAACGTGGCCAGCCTGGACACCTTGGACGTTTCCGACAAGCCCCAGCTGGTGCGGGCCATGGGGGCCATCCTCTCCTATCTGGCCCAGACCCAGAAGCAGGAGCTCGGCCATCTGTCCTCTTTCAGGCCGGTGAACCTGAGCCGCCATCTGCTGATAGACGAGGTCACGGAACGCAACCTGGAGATCTTCCGCCGCCTAGACGGGCGCAAAGGCCCAGGCACGCTCTGGCACGTGCTGGACCGCACCGCCACCCCCATGGGCGGACGCCTGTTGGAGACCCGACTGCGCCAGCCCTGGGTGGACATGGAACCCATCCTGTCCAACCAGGAGGCCGTGCGCTTCTTCTTCAAGGAAGACCAACTGCGCGAAAGCGTGCGCCGTGCCCTGGACGACGTGTACGACCTGGAGCGCCTGTCCACGCGCATTTTCCTGGGCCGGGCCACGCCCAAGGATTTTCTGGCGCTTCGCCACAGCCTCTCGGCCATGCCCAAAATCTTCGACCTGCTGACCAGCGATGGCCTGGACGGCGGCGGGTTCAGCGTGGAAAAGCCCAAGGCCCTGGCCGGCCCCCTGGAAAAATGGGACAGCCTGGAGGATATCCACGCCTTGCTGGAATCCGCCCTGGCCGACACGCCGCCTGCGGTCATCACCGAGGGGGGCCTGTTCCGGGCCGGGTATGACCCGCGCCTGGACGAGCTGATGGAACTGACCGAGCACGGAGAAGGCAAGCTCAAGGAGCTCCTGGAGCATGAGCAGCAGGCCAACGCCCTGCCCAAGCTGAAACTCGGCTACAACCGGGTGTTCGGGTACTATTTCGAGCTGACGCGCGCCTCGGGGCAGGCTCCCGAGCACTTCGAGCGCCGCCAGACACTGGCCAACGCCGAGCGCTACATCACCCCGGCCCTGAAGGACCTGGAGGACCGGCTCCTCTCCGCCAGCGAACGCCGCAAGAACCTGGAATACAAGCTCTTCGGCGAACTGCGCGAGACCGTGGCCAAGGCCCAGCAGCGTTTCAAAAGCCAGTCCGCCACCCTGGCCTCCCTGGACTACTGGCAGGCCCTGGCCGACGCGGCCCGCCGCTGGGAATGGACCCGCCCGAGCTTGCACCAGGGCCTGGACATCACCATCCAGGCAGGCCGACATCCCGCCGTGGAGGCCGTGCAAGGCCCGGCCAACTACATCCCCAGCGACCTGCACCTCCAGGGCGACACCCGCCTGCTGCTCATCACCGGCCCCAACATGGCGGGCAAGTCCACGGTGCTCCGGCAGGTGGCCATCGTGGCGCTTCTGGCCCAGATCGGCTCCTACGTTCCGGCAGCCAAGGCCGAAATCGGCCTGACGGACCGGATTTTCTCGCGCGTGGGGGCCTCGGACAATCTCTCGCAGGGCCAGTCCACTTTCATGGTGGAGATGATGGAGACCGCGCGCATCCTGCGTCAGGCCACGCGCAAGAGCCTTGTCATTCTGGACGAGATCGGGCGCGGCACCTCAACCTTCGACGGCCTGGCCCTGGCCTGGGCCGTTGTGGAAGACCTGTGCGGACGCGGGCGCAAAGCCGATTCCAAGGACCAGGGCGGCATCCGCACCCTTTTCGCCACCCACTACCACGAGCTGACCCAACTGGAAGGCAAGCTGCCGGGCTTGCGAAACGTCAATATTGCGGTCAAAGAGTGGCGAGGCGACATCATTTTTCTGCGCCGCCTGGTGCCTGGGCCGTCCGACCGCAGTTACGGCATCGAGGTGGCCCGCCTGGCCGGAGTGCCGGGCCGCGTAGTGCAGCGGGCCAAGGACGTGCTGGCCGGGCTTGAGAAGAAAGCGCGCGACGCCAAAAATTTTGCTCCGGCTCCGCCGCCCTCGTGCCAGACGCTCTTACCGGGACTGCCCGGATCGCAAAAGCCCGGGCAGGAGGCCGCAGCGCCCGAGCATCCGCTGATTTCGGAGATCAAAAACCTCAAACTGGACGCAATCACCCCGCTTGAAGCCCTGAACATCCTGGGCGACTGGAAGGCCAAGTGGAGTGGGGACACGAATACGCAAGGAGACTAG
- a CDS encoding lipopolysaccharide assembly protein LapA domain-containing protein, with product MRFIKFVLLVLFFLVFMIFFVQNQAQLSAALELKFNLFTLNWQAQPLPFYLVVLVFFVLGALFSTIFFVIDRIRVGSICREAQSKAQSLQSEVDALKAKSSVASPAPAPVFAPKTEPEAKEEPKA from the coding sequence ATGCGTTTCATCAAGTTCGTCCTGCTGGTGCTGTTCTTCCTGGTTTTCATGATCTTCTTCGTCCAGAACCAGGCCCAGCTGTCTGCGGCTCTGGAGCTGAAGTTCAACCTGTTCACCCTGAACTGGCAGGCACAGCCGCTGCCGTTCTACCTGGTGGTGCTGGTCTTCTTCGTGCTTGGCGCGTTGTTCAGCACGATCTTCTTCGTGATCGACCGCATCCGCGTCGGATCCATCTGCCGCGAAGCCCAGTCGAAGGCCCAGAGCCTCCAGTCCGAAGTTGACGCCCTGAAGGCCAAGTCGAGCGTTGCCTCCCCCGCGCCGGCTCCGGTCTTTGCGCCCAAGACTGAGCCCGAGGCCAAGGAAGAGCCCAAGGCCTAG
- a CDS encoding HIT family protein produces MDVLWAPWRMNYILGPKPDACVFCIPEHTGEDRERLVLARARHCYVIMNKFPYNSGHLMICPYRHTSCLTDLSPEESTEMMAAMQAATAVMKDAFRPHGVNIGLNLGEAAGSGIAAHLHFQLVPRWNGDNSFMAVFGQTHVIPELLLDTYDRIKPRFDGAAPFCNI; encoded by the coding sequence ATGGACGTGCTCTGGGCTCCCTGGCGGATGAACTACATCCTCGGCCCCAAGCCGGACGCCTGCGTGTTCTGCATCCCGGAACACACCGGCGAGGACCGCGAGCGCCTGGTCCTGGCGCGCGCCCGGCACTGCTACGTGATCATGAACAAGTTCCCCTACAACAGCGGGCACCTCATGATCTGCCCGTACCGCCACACCAGTTGCCTGACGGACCTCTCCCCGGAGGAATCCACTGAGATGATGGCTGCCATGCAGGCGGCAACCGCCGTCATGAAGGACGCGTTCAGGCCCCACGGCGTGAACATCGGCCTGAACCTGGGCGAGGCCGCCGGATCGGGCATCGCGGCGCACCTGCACTTCCAGCTGGTGCCGCGCTGGAACGGCGACAATTCGTTCATGGCCGTCTTCGGCCAGACACACGTGATCCCCGAGCTTCTGCTCGACACATACGACAGGATCAAACCGCGCTTCGACGGCGCGGCCCCGTTTTGCAACATCTGA
- a CDS encoding TIGR00725 family protein codes for MKKRIAIIGAGTCGPETEAVAERLGTLIARSGFDLVCGGRFGVQRAACKGAKAEGGLTIGILPGLDFAQANEFVDVPVLTGLGHMRNFLVVKNADVAVAIEGGAGTLSEIGLALKSGIPVVAVGRWSGIEGVHAASDADQAFALASSLVTR; via the coding sequence ATGAAAAAACGCATCGCCATTATTGGCGCGGGTACGTGCGGCCCGGAGACCGAAGCCGTGGCTGAACGGCTCGGTACACTCATTGCCCGAAGCGGATTCGATCTGGTCTGCGGAGGGCGTTTTGGCGTGCAGCGGGCCGCATGCAAGGGAGCCAAGGCCGAAGGCGGTTTGACCATCGGCATCCTCCCCGGCCTGGACTTCGCCCAGGCCAACGAATTCGTTGACGTTCCCGTCCTCACGGGGCTTGGGCACATGCGAAATTTCCTGGTGGTCAAGAACGCCGACGTGGCCGTGGCCATCGAGGGCGGCGCGGGCACCCTTTCCGAGATAGGCCTCGCGCTCAAGTCCGGCATCCCCGTGGTGGCCGTTGGCCGCTGGTCCGGCATCGAGGGCGTCCACGCCGCTTCGGACGCTGATCAGGCTTTCGCCCTGGCCTCTTCCCTGGTGACGCGCTGA
- the uvrC gene encoding excinuclease ABC subunit UvrC, with protein sequence MFEFVPKDFPADPGVYLMKNTQGKVLYVGKAVNLRSRLSSYFRGELAHPKTRALVARIAGVDILVTATEKEALLLEASLIKKHRPHYNIVLRDDKSHILFKLDKTHDFPKIAFTRKVVRDGSTYFGPFTSSQAARKTWKELNKLFPLRKCRDASFRNRVRPCLYHFIGQCLAPCVGNVSRDEYAVLVKRVEAFLSGRSADVLRRVEREMLDASDALLFERAAELRDLLSAMRATIEGQAAVLPNHPDLDAVSAFAAGGGMGLSVLFVRQGRLLDRKNYFWPDFSEDELPEAMPSFLAQYYRPESFVPGRLLLSKRLMAALGENGASMTEEVLAERRGGRVAIRGPKSPEEEQLLEIASANAARAVAEAQEKGSEESIPSLLGRKLQVGREITRIEAVDVSHLGGKGMRVGMVVYDDGRFAKEDYRQYAFPELEGTGDDYAALARWAEKRIDSGEPWPDLVLIDGGKGQLATVERTLAQAGLPNLWELASIAKAGHTKSDMEERVFRPGRKNPLPLRPGSKELLFLQKLRDEVHRFVIGRQRQARKKTGMKSEIMSIPGVGPKTAKLLWDRFATLDGIRAATIEDLQAVPGFGPTKARTVHHALHSDGAH encoded by the coding sequence ATGTTTGAATTCGTGCCCAAGGATTTCCCCGCCGACCCCGGCGTGTACCTGATGAAGAACACGCAGGGAAAGGTTCTGTACGTTGGAAAGGCCGTGAACCTGCGCTCGCGCCTGTCGTCGTATTTTCGCGGCGAGTTGGCCCACCCCAAGACGCGCGCGCTGGTGGCGCGCATCGCGGGCGTGGACATCCTGGTGACGGCCACGGAGAAAGAGGCCCTGCTTCTGGAAGCGAGCCTCATCAAAAAGCACCGCCCGCACTACAACATCGTGCTGCGCGACGACAAAAGCCACATCCTCTTCAAACTGGACAAGACCCACGATTTCCCGAAAATCGCCTTCACCCGCAAGGTGGTGCGCGACGGCTCCACCTATTTCGGCCCGTTCACCTCGTCCCAGGCCGCCCGCAAGACCTGGAAGGAGCTGAACAAGCTCTTTCCCCTGCGCAAGTGCCGCGACGCCTCCTTCCGAAACCGCGTGCGCCCCTGCCTGTATCATTTCATCGGCCAGTGCCTGGCCCCCTGCGTGGGGAACGTGAGCCGGGACGAATATGCCGTGCTGGTCAAGCGTGTGGAGGCGTTCCTGTCCGGACGCTCAGCCGACGTGCTGAGGCGCGTAGAGCGCGAGATGCTCGACGCTTCCGACGCACTCCTGTTCGAGCGGGCCGCCGAGCTGCGCGATCTGCTCTCGGCCATGCGCGCGACAATCGAGGGACAGGCCGCCGTGCTGCCCAACCACCCGGACCTGGACGCAGTGTCAGCCTTCGCGGCGGGCGGTGGCATGGGACTGAGCGTGCTGTTCGTGCGCCAGGGCAGGCTTCTTGACCGCAAAAACTATTTCTGGCCCGACTTTTCCGAGGATGAGCTTCCCGAGGCCATGCCGAGTTTTCTGGCCCAGTATTACCGGCCGGAGAGCTTCGTGCCGGGACGCCTGCTCCTCTCCAAACGCCTGATGGCCGCCCTGGGTGAGAACGGCGCGTCCATGACGGAAGAGGTTCTGGCCGAGAGGCGCGGGGGCAGGGTGGCGATCCGGGGGCCGAAGTCTCCCGAAGAGGAGCAGCTTCTGGAGATCGCCTCGGCCAACGCGGCCCGAGCCGTGGCCGAGGCTCAGGAGAAAGGGTCGGAGGAGTCCATCCCGTCGCTCTTGGGCAGAAAGCTCCAGGTGGGGCGCGAGATCACGCGCATCGAGGCCGTGGACGTGTCGCACCTGGGCGGCAAGGGCATGCGCGTGGGCATGGTGGTGTACGATGACGGCCGTTTCGCCAAGGAGGACTACCGCCAGTACGCTTTCCCGGAGCTTGAGGGCACGGGCGACGACTACGCCGCCCTGGCCCGCTGGGCCGAAAAACGCATCGACTCGGGCGAGCCCTGGCCGGATCTGGTGCTCATCGACGGCGGCAAGGGGCAGCTGGCCACGGTGGAGCGCACGCTGGCCCAGGCCGGGCTGCCCAACCTGTGGGAGCTCGCCTCCATCGCCAAGGCCGGACACACCAAAAGCGACATGGAGGAGCGCGTCTTCCGGCCAGGCCGCAAGAACCCTCTGCCGCTTCGGCCAGGCAGCAAGGAGCTGCTCTTCCTGCAGAAGCTGCGTGACGAGGTGCACCGCTTCGTCATCGGCAGGCAGCGCCAGGCCAGGAAGAAGACCGGGATGAAAAGCGAGATCATGTCCATCCCTGGAGTCGGTCCCAAGACGGCCAAGCTTCTCTGGGACAGGTTCGCGACGCTGGATGGCATCCGGGCTGCCACAATAGAGGACTTGCAGGCCGTACCGGGGTTTGGCCCAACCAAGGCGAGGACAGTTCATCACGCGCTTCATTCGGATGGGGCGCATTGA
- a CDS encoding methyltransferase domain-containing protein: MPRFERLRELVSGLDPEHVYRTIYDENLCPVINGTEPLDPQGLDDFRKVDFSGKNVVDLGCNFGFFAFEARRLGAASVLAVDRAEKVLEGACMLKSIFDMDGVDFLACDIETPDNCLAGRTFDIAMLVEFIGKTFVRQGFIPATLTFLEQLSRKELVVSVQKTYMIRKELGSTVEEMRRHYPEAYLQGGDVLVLDYVRDFFKDRWNIEMLSDLCDGYEKPRKFLRMYR; this comes from the coding sequence ATGCCCCGCTTCGAGCGGCTGCGCGAGCTTGTGTCCGGCCTTGATCCCGAACACGTCTACCGCACCATTTACGACGAGAATCTCTGCCCGGTCATCAATGGGACCGAACCGCTGGATCCCCAGGGCCTCGACGATTTCCGCAAAGTGGATTTCTCGGGCAAGAACGTGGTGGACCTGGGGTGCAACTTCGGCTTTTTCGCCTTCGAGGCCAGACGCCTCGGGGCGGCCAGCGTCCTGGCCGTGGACCGGGCCGAGAAGGTGCTGGAGGGCGCGTGCATGCTCAAGAGCATCTTCGACATGGACGGCGTGGACTTTCTTGCCTGCGACATCGAGACCCCCGACAACTGCCTCGCCGGGCGCACCTTCGACATCGCCATGCTGGTGGAATTCATCGGCAAGACTTTCGTGCGCCAAGGCTTCATCCCCGCGACCCTGACCTTCCTGGAGCAGCTCTCACGCAAGGAACTCGTGGTTTCGGTGCAGAAGACCTACATGATCCGCAAAGAACTCGGCTCCACCGTGGAAGAGATGCGCCGCCACTATCCGGAAGCCTACCTTCAGGGGGGCGACGTGCTGGTGCTGGATTACGTGCGCGATTTCTTCAAGGACCGCTGGAACATCGAAATGTTGTCAGACCTTTGCGATGGCTACGAGAAACCTCGAAAATTTTTGCGGATGTATAGATAA
- a CDS encoding metal-dependent hydrolase codes for MRHELTWNGHSNFTLRTDGLTILIDPFFDGNPSAALASKDLTSVDYVLVTHDHGDHIGQALDICKATGAKLLAIVETCTKLVSQGLPQSQVVNGIGINIGGSIMLGSVKATMVQAVHSSESGLPVGYVLTLGDGYTLYHAGDTAIFATMEIYGKLFPIDMALLPVGGTFTMDARQGAVACKLLRCKRVLPMHWGTFPVLEKNTRAFGLALDDLGVETTLVHCEPGQSITLERNIFSEDCGCD; via the coding sequence ATGCGCCACGAACTCACCTGGAACGGCCATTCCAACTTCACACTGCGCACCGACGGCCTGACGATCCTCATAGACCCCTTCTTCGACGGCAACCCCTCCGCCGCCCTGGCCTCCAAGGACCTGACATCGGTTGATTACGTGCTGGTCACCCACGACCACGGCGACCACATCGGGCAGGCCCTGGACATCTGCAAGGCCACCGGGGCCAAGCTTCTGGCCATCGTGGAGACCTGCACCAAGCTGGTGAGCCAGGGGCTGCCGCAAAGCCAGGTGGTGAACGGCATCGGCATCAACATCGGCGGCAGCATCATGCTCGGCAGCGTCAAGGCCACCATGGTCCAGGCCGTGCACTCCAGCGAATCCGGCCTGCCTGTGGGCTACGTGCTGACTTTGGGGGACGGATACACGCTCTACCACGCGGGCGATACGGCCATCTTCGCCACCATGGAGATTTACGGGAAGCTCTTCCCCATCGACATGGCGCTGTTGCCCGTGGGCGGAACCTTCACCATGGACGCGCGCCAGGGGGCGGTGGCCTGCAAGCTTTTGCGCTGCAAGCGCGTGCTGCCCATGCACTGGGGGACCTTCCCGGTGCTGGAGAAGAACACGCGCGCCTTCGGACTGGCGCTTGACGATCTGGGGGTGGAGACCACCCTGGTGCACTGCGAGCCCGGACAGAGCATCACCCTGGAGAGAAACATCTTCAGCGAGGATTGCGGCTGCGACTGA
- a CDS encoding UbiX family flavin prenyltransferase — protein sequence MSIKRIVLAVTGASGMPYAVTLAREISENPELELHLILSEAAKQVLALESDVQADELAAMATAAYSQHDLAAGPASGSWRHAGMIVCPCSMASLAAIAGGLGSNLIHRAADVTLKEGRKLVLVPREAPFNEIHLRNLLAAKQAGAAIMPACPGFYSRPQTIEDLTDFVAARVLDLLDIPHGLGKRWKDG from the coding sequence ATGAGCATCAAACGCATAGTCTTGGCCGTGACCGGCGCATCCGGCATGCCCTACGCCGTGACGCTGGCCCGCGAAATATCCGAAAATCCCGAACTGGAACTGCACCTCATCCTGTCCGAAGCGGCCAAGCAGGTCCTGGCGTTGGAGTCCGACGTCCAGGCGGACGAACTCGCGGCCATGGCCACGGCGGCCTACTCCCAGCACGACCTGGCGGCAGGCCCGGCCAGCGGCTCCTGGCGGCACGCCGGGATGATCGTATGCCCCTGCTCCATGGCTTCGCTTGCGGCCATCGCGGGCGGGCTCGGCTCGAACCTGATCCACCGGGCGGCGGACGTCACCCTCAAGGAAGGGCGCAAGCTGGTGCTGGTGCCGCGCGAGGCCCCTTTCAACGAGATTCACCTGCGAAACCTCCTGGCCGCCAAACAGGCCGGAGCCGCAATCATGCCCGCCTGTCCGGGATTCTACTCGCGCCCCCAGACCATCGAGGACCTGACGGATTTCGTTGCCGCGCGCGTCCTGGACCTTCTGGACATCCCGCACGGCCTTGGCAAACGCTGGAAAGACGGCTAG
- the clpS gene encoding ATP-dependent Clp protease adapter ClpS has protein sequence MTDHFHQDEFESGTGLKEELREPKKYKVLLHNDDYTTMEFVIQVLMTVFHKTESEATQIMLAVHKNGQGLCGVFTAEVAETKVVAVRQLARQGGYPLKCTMEEE, from the coding sequence ATGACAGACCATTTTCACCAGGATGAATTCGAATCCGGCACCGGACTCAAGGAAGAGCTCCGGGAACCGAAAAAATACAAAGTGCTCCTGCATAATGACGACTACACCACCATGGAGTTCGTCATCCAGGTGCTCATGACCGTCTTCCACAAGACGGAGTCCGAGGCCACCCAGATCATGCTGGCCGTCCACAAGAACGGTCAGGGCCTGTGCGGGGTGTTCACGGCCGAAGTGGCCGAAACCAAGGTGGTTGCGGTGCGCCAATTGGCCCGCCAGGGCGGATATCCGCTCAAGTGCACCATGGAAGAGGAATAG